A single region of the Candidatus Omnitrophota bacterium genome encodes:
- a CDS encoding energy-coupling factor ABC transporter ATP-binding protein, with protein sequence MSHHIVEAMDLHYTYPDKTAALAGVSFRISHGESVALVGENGAGKSTLLLHLNGYLRATSGKVRIGDCLLTPQNLSIVRRSVGMVFQNPDDQLFMPTVFDDVAFGPLNLGLPKEEVERKVVVALETVGMAHLAKRPPYKLSQGEKRSVAIATVLAMSPDILVMDEPTSSLDPRSRRRLIELLKTFRHTKIIATHDLDMAMDLCERAIVLHRGKVTADGPTAELFQDEGLLSRSCLEKPLRMQHCAKTGS encoded by the coding sequence ATGAGCCACCATATCGTCGAAGCTATGGACCTGCATTATACCTATCCTGACAAAACCGCGGCGTTGGCCGGCGTATCCTTCCGGATCTCCCATGGGGAATCAGTGGCCCTGGTAGGCGAGAACGGCGCAGGCAAATCCACGCTGTTATTGCATTTGAACGGATATCTGCGCGCCACGTCCGGCAAGGTGCGTATCGGGGATTGTTTGTTGACTCCCCAGAACCTGTCGATCGTGCGCCGCAGCGTAGGGATGGTATTCCAAAATCCCGACGACCAATTGTTCATGCCTACGGTATTTGATGATGTGGCTTTCGGCCCGCTTAATCTTGGCTTGCCCAAAGAGGAGGTGGAGCGCAAAGTCGTTGTGGCCCTGGAAACCGTGGGCATGGCGCATCTGGCAAAGCGTCCGCCGTATAAGCTCTCCCAGGGGGAAAAGCGCTCCGTGGCTATAGCCACGGTCCTGGCCATGTCGCCGGATATCCTGGTTATGGATGAACCTACTTCCAGCCTTGACCCGCGCTCGCGCAGGCGGCTGATCGAACTGCTCAAGACCTTCCGCCATACCAAGATAATCGCCACTCACGACCTGGATATGGCAATGGACCTTTGTGAGAGGGCTATTGTTCTTCACCGGGGAAAGGTCACTGCCGACGGTCCGACGGCAGAACTTTTCCAGGATGAAGGCCTTCTTTCCCGCAGCTGCCTGGAGAAACCGCTGCGCATGCAGCATTGTGCAAAGACCGGGTCTTGA
- the larE gene encoding ATP-dependent sacrificial sulfur transferase LarE: protein MQAADKLKKLRCILKEMRSVLVAFSGGADSAFLLAVAESVLKGDVLAVTGVSPSISLKEIDEASQLAKILKVRHRRIKYSLSKEFWRNSAKRCYYCKKALFIRLKNIAGRQKLSCIADATNTDDRLDYRPGAAALKELGIRSPLQEAGLSKKEIRLLSRKIGLKSWDKQASACLASRIPYNERITPEKLLRVGKAEEFIRGLGFDQVRVRSHAGLARVELGRGDIPKAVKVKEKILRKLRSLGFVYVTVDLEGYRVGSLNEVLGWKKIK from the coding sequence ATGCAGGCAGCGGATAAACTAAAGAAGCTTCGGTGTATCTTAAAAGAAATGCGTTCGGTGCTGGTCGCTTTTTCCGGTGGAGCGGACAGCGCTTTCTTGCTTGCGGTAGCGGAAAGTGTCCTTAAGGGGGATGTGCTGGCGGTAACCGGGGTTTCCCCGTCGATATCCCTTAAGGAGATCGATGAGGCGTCCCAATTGGCTAAAATACTGAAAGTCAGGCACAGGAGGATAAAATATAGCCTGTCCAAAGAATTCTGGCGAAATTCCGCCAAACGGTGCTATTATTGTAAGAAGGCTTTATTTATAAGATTAAAAAATATTGCCGGAAGGCAAAAGCTGTCTTGTATTGCCGATGCCACAAATACCGATGACCGCCTTGATTATAGGCCAGGCGCAGCGGCTCTGAAGGAATTGGGAATAAGGAGCCCGCTTCAAGAAGCGGGATTGAGCAAGAAAGAGATCCGGCTGCTTTCCCGTAAGATCGGCCTTAAGTCCTGGGATAAGCAGGCGTCAGCCTGTCTTGCTTCCCGGATCCCTTATAATGAGCGCATAACTCCGGAAAAGCTTTTGCGGGTCGGCAAAGCCGAGGAATTCATCCGCGGGCTGGGTTTTGATCAGGTTAGGGTGCGTTCGCACGCAGGACTGGCTAGGGTGGAATTGGGCCGGGGAGATATTCCCAAGGCTGTTAAGGTGAAGGAAAAGATATTACGTAAATTGCGGAGCCTGGGTTTTGTTTATGTGACTGTTGATCTGGAAGGTTACCGCGTCGGTTCGCTGAATGAGGTATTGGGATGGAAAAAAATAAAATAA
- a CDS encoding carbohydrate porin yields MAINILLGICVVFCFRQGVGFAADTVANEDVLEQIRYLKKTIREQQQKIEALEHRVSRQENTGREIGTIVPVSEIDRRIDERLSQKAPAYQLMEGLSMSVGATTIVQSVHNANGATQLSGKEDVTDSSVSTDITLNKKFEDYGEGFVYVTAGQGKGVEDELQLYSNVNYDADDDQNVRLSEAWYEHYFKSVSGALAFGKLDPTKYIDTNSYANDETTQFLGRMFRNSAVVEFPSNAGGAHFGASPSEFYSINLVAVDADADWEDAFDGMFLAGQFNLKPKLFNREGNYRFFVWNNGANHSNWSDPAKDKENGYGYGLSFDQELTDNLGIFARYGWQDPKVYMNGSDFSLEQSWSIGPQIKGVLWGRPDDVVGIGFGQIIPSNKYKQANNLQAKTESHMECYYNFKINEHLSLSPDLQVIWQPYGKDSANGDGTIVVGGLRGQLDF; encoded by the coding sequence ATGGCCATAAATATTCTTTTGGGGATTTGTGTTGTCTTCTGTTTCCGGCAGGGCGTCGGTTTTGCCGCGGATACTGTCGCGAATGAGGATGTGCTCGAGCAGATACGGTATCTTAAGAAAACCATCCGGGAACAGCAGCAAAAGATCGAAGCGCTTGAGCATCGGGTATCCCGTCAGGAAAACACCGGCCGGGAGATCGGAACTATTGTGCCGGTTTCGGAGATCGACCGGCGTATTGACGAACGCCTCTCCCAGAAAGCCCCGGCGTATCAATTAATGGAAGGGTTATCCATGAGCGTGGGAGCTACCACTATTGTGCAGTCAGTGCACAACGCCAATGGGGCAACCCAGCTTTCCGGCAAAGAGGATGTTACCGATAGCTCTGTTTCCACCGATATCACGCTCAATAAGAAATTCGAGGATTACGGTGAAGGGTTCGTGTATGTTACCGCGGGTCAGGGCAAAGGCGTTGAAGATGAGTTACAGTTGTACAGTAATGTGAACTATGACGCTGACGATGACCAGAATGTGCGTTTGTCAGAGGCGTGGTATGAACATTATTTCAAGTCTGTTTCCGGGGCGCTCGCTTTCGGTAAACTTGATCCCACAAAATATATCGATACTAACAGTTACGCTAATGACGAGACAACGCAGTTCCTGGGCAGGATGTTCCGGAATTCCGCGGTCGTTGAATTTCCCTCTAACGCTGGCGGCGCGCATTTCGGAGCCTCGCCTAGCGAGTTTTACAGTATTAATCTTGTGGCAGTGGACGCGGATGCGGATTGGGAGGATGCGTTCGACGGGATGTTCCTCGCCGGCCAGTTTAATCTCAAACCTAAACTGTTCAACCGGGAAGGCAACTACCGTTTCTTTGTCTGGAATAACGGGGCCAACCACAGTAATTGGTCGGATCCGGCAAAGGATAAGGAGAACGGTTATGGATACGGCTTAAGCTTTGACCAGGAATTGACCGATAACCTGGGTATTTTTGCCCGTTACGGCTGGCAGGACCCCAAGGTATATATGAACGGCAGCGATTTCTCGCTTGAACAATCATGGAGCATCGGACCGCAGATCAAAGGGGTTTTATGGGGCAGGCCGGATGATGTTGTTGGTATAGGCTTTGGCCAGATCATACCTTCCAATAAGTACAAGCAGGCGAATAACCTTCAGGCTAAGACTGAAAGTCATATGGAATGCTATTATAATTTCAAGATTAATGAGCATTTAAGCCTCAGCCCGGACCTGCAGGTTATCTGGCAGCCTTACGGCAAGGACAGCGCTAACGGCGACGGGACTATTGTTGTGGGCGGCTTGCGGGGACAGTTGGACTTTTAA
- a CDS encoding energy-coupling factor ABC transporter permease, with the protein MHMADALISPVVGGAMWAVTAGLIAYSAKKVREEADDRKVPLMGVLGAFIFAAQMINFSIPATGSSGHLGGGMILAIILGPYAAFLVMASVLIVQALFFADGGLLALGCNIFNLGFFPAFIAYPLIYRKIAGDGSSSKRIMTAAIIAGVIGLQLGAFSVVLETIFSGISELPFSTFVLLMQPIHLAIGVVEGLVTAAVVTFVWKARPEILNAAAHSTAIEKVDTRKVITGLLVAAIVVGGALSWFASANPDGLEWAMFKTSGKEELESVDPVHVSASSIQEKTAFLPDYGFKKNESAQVFTDVNALEAAVKPSWPAVDPGTSVSGLAGGALTIALVFLIGLLVKRRTPKSAG; encoded by the coding sequence ATGCATATGGCAGACGCGTTGATATCCCCGGTTGTGGGCGGGGCTATGTGGGCTGTTACCGCGGGGCTTATCGCGTACAGCGCTAAAAAGGTCAGGGAGGAAGCGGATGACCGTAAAGTTCCGCTTATGGGCGTGCTGGGCGCTTTTATATTCGCCGCGCAGATGATCAATTTCAGCATTCCGGCTACAGGATCAAGCGGCCATTTGGGCGGAGGGATGATCCTGGCTATCATCTTAGGGCCTTACGCGGCTTTTTTGGTCATGGCCTCAGTGCTTATCGTCCAGGCGCTTTTTTTTGCCGACGGAGGCCTGCTCGCGCTGGGCTGCAATATTTTTAATCTGGGATTCTTTCCTGCTTTTATCGCCTACCCTTTGATCTATCGCAAGATCGCCGGAGATGGTTCTTCATCAAAGCGCATTATGACGGCTGCGATTATTGCCGGGGTGATCGGGTTGCAATTGGGCGCGTTTAGTGTTGTCCTGGAAACGATATTTTCAGGCATATCCGAACTGCCGTTCAGCACATTCGTATTGTTGATGCAGCCGATCCATTTGGCTATAGGTGTTGTGGAAGGGCTGGTTACCGCCGCAGTGGTAACCTTTGTCTGGAAGGCCCGGCCGGAGATATTGAACGCTGCCGCGCATTCTACGGCGATAGAGAAAGTAGATACCAGAAAGGTCATTACGGGGTTATTAGTGGCCGCTATTGTAGTTGGAGGGGCATTAAGCTGGTTCGCTTCAGCCAATCCTGACGGTCTGGAATGGGCGATGTTCAAGACTTCGGGCAAAGAAGAACTAGAGAGCGTTGATCCTGTCCACGTTTCTGCTTCCAGCATCCAGGAGAAAACCGCGTTTCTGCCGGACTATGGTTTTAAGAAAAACGAATCTGCTCAAGTATTTACTGATGTCAACGCTTTAGAAGCAGCGGTAAAACCATCCTGGCCGGCGGTTGATCCGGGGACCTCTGTATCAGGGCTGGCCGGGGGAGCTTTGACCATAGCCTTGGTATTTTTGATCGGACTATTGGTTAAACGCCGTACTCCGAAAAGCGCGGGTTAA
- the cbiQ gene encoding cobalt ECF transporter T component CbiQ, with product MNKINGNFLDIGYMDTLACADSPVHRLDPRAKLIATFVFIVTVVSFDRYAISGLLPFFIFPVVMISVAGLPARYILRKVLLISPFAILIAICNPFLDRSILFHVGGINISGGWVSFISILLRFFLTVTAALVLVASTGFNAVCLALSKLGLPKPFVMQLLFLYRYIFVLLEETERLVRARALRSFSGTAMKLTTFTSLISHLLLRTLDRAQRIYLAMCCRGFDGNVRLIRSMKKGRSEIIFVAGWSVLFIILRYWNIPLHVGALITRRSL from the coding sequence ATGAATAAGATCAACGGTAATTTTCTGGATATAGGGTATATGGATACTTTGGCCTGCGCCGACAGCCCTGTGCACAGGCTGGATCCCCGGGCCAAATTAATAGCCACGTTTGTTTTTATCGTGACTGTCGTGTCTTTTGACAGGTATGCCATATCCGGGTTGCTGCCGTTTTTTATCTTTCCCGTGGTAATGATCTCCGTTGCCGGGTTGCCGGCCAGGTATATCCTTAGAAAAGTGCTTTTGATCTCGCCTTTCGCGATATTGATCGCGATATGTAATCCTTTTCTGGACCGGAGTATTCTTTTTCATGTAGGGGGGATCAATATTTCCGGCGGCTGGGTTTCTTTTATCTCTATACTCCTGCGTTTCTTTTTAACGGTGACCGCGGCATTGGTATTGGTTGCATCCACCGGTTTTAACGCGGTCTGCCTGGCATTGTCCAAGCTGGGACTGCCTAAGCCTTTTGTTATGCAGTTATTATTTCTCTACCGATATATTTTTGTCCTGCTGGAAGAAACAGAAAGGCTGGTCCGGGCCAGGGCGCTGAGATCTTTTAGCGGCACCGCTATGAAGTTAACAACGTTCACTTCCCTGATCAGCCATCTTTTACTGCGCACGCTGGACCGCGCCCAACGTATATATCTGGCCATGTGTTGCCGCGGTTTTGACGGGAATGTCCGGCTTATCCGGTCAATGAAGAAGGGTCGCAGCGAAATAATATTCGTGGCAGGCTGGTCGGTATTGTTCATTATTTTAAGGTATTGGAATATTCCTTTACATGTCGGCGCGTTGATCACCCGGAGGAGTCTATGA